Part of the Zingiber officinale cultivar Zhangliang chromosome 8A, Zo_v1.1, whole genome shotgun sequence genome, gatattaaattttttattaaattcgaAGAAAATTATAGCTCTACTCATAATATTAATATGAATCTATcctattattaatttaattgggAAAAGTAGCAAAACAATATCTTTCATTTCATTGATCCTCTCTGGTCTCTATCTAATTTGTGTCTCCCCTCACCCACATGTCCTTGTCATATTCTTCTCTAATGTTTTTCTATTGCCGTCATCAAAGTTATTTTTACCCCTAATTGACTAttcattaaatataaaaaaagttTAGGGGTTGATATAGCAAAAATCTACTGTCTCGTTAAACACCATGCTATCATGATTTAGCCAGATTTACATAGAAAAGTTCAAACTCTTATTCActcaagtttaattaaattaattaatacccATATACAATTATACTAATCATCTCCTTACCGAAACAAATACTTTTCATTGATTTCGACCTCTCTAATCCTTGTCTCTCGTCATGCACATGCATTTGTCATGTTGTTCTATGGTGTTGCTTTATCGTTATCGTTAAATTGTTATGTTTATTCTAATTGTTTAAAGAAAAATGATATAAACAAAGAAAAAAACTCAATAAAAATTTCAAGGATAAACATATAAAGTGATGGGGCCCACAAAAAATGAAATGATGGAtcatgactttatgtgtctatccttgaagtTTTCATTAAGATTTTTTTCTTGTGTATATCCTTGCTCTTGTTTAAAATGGATTATAAGATTCTTATCTCCTCTATCTCACTTCTGCCACTAGATCCTTCACGAAGTTGACCTCAGCACAGATTGACATTGAGTCGAAGGAGTCAATCATAAGGCTTCATGACAAAGTTATAAATTACTCTTTAAGACACCCTCTCTCAAGCAAAAGCACTTGGGAGAAAAAAAAACTTTCGATTGATACACAATTCTATCACCTAGATACCAACTCAGATCCGCGCCCACAAAAGAAGCATAGTAATCGAAGGAGAGAGGAAGTTGTGCCTTCTCATCCTTCCGCCAAAGTAAACATACCTAAATATGGAACCAACTACGAATACATAAAGGACCTTTATGTCTTTAATTCACCTTAAATGGCCTGATGGGCCTGGCCCAACTTTGCACAACTAACGAAACCCCACATGAATAATTAACGGACTTTCTTGGATGGTGGGCCAGATAAATTGCTGGGCCGAGCCGGGTCTTGGGATAGGATCCGCATTAAAGTTAAATCTGGGTCGACGAAAAGACTATTATACCCTTATCTTTTTTCTCATATTATCAAGTAGCAAACCCCCGACCGCCGCCgtattcttcttctcctccctcaAATCGCTCCTCTGCCGGCGTCGATTTCGCCGGGCCGGAGATGGATCCGCTCTCGGTTCTGCGGGAGTACGCGATCCGCGGAGAGTTGGACCGCGTGAGCCGCATCGGCGACGAGCTACGCTTCGGTTCCGAGTACGCCTTCCCCGCCTCCGCGGTCACCGCCTACCGCTCCAAGCAGGGCGGGTTCTACCACCTCGACGCCCTCCTCTTCTTTGCTCGTCACCACCAACTCAAGCACACCGACTACCTCCAGTCCGCCCGCCACCACCGGGTCACCACTGTCACTCTCCCCGACCGCAAGGCCCTCCTCGATTACCTCCTCGGCCGCACAGCCTCCTCCGATGCCGTATCGCTCCTCCCTCCTCCCACCTCCTCCGCCGCCAACGCCGTCGAGGAGTACCGCCCCGACGACCCCTCCCTCCCCATCGAGGAGCCCCCTTCCTCTGCCCCCGCCGTCGACGCCTACGCCGCCGATCAACCCGCGACCGTGGCTGTCGACTACGTCGCCATGATCCGTTCCCTGGAGAGGCCCCTCAAGGACCGCGAGGCCTTCCTCGAATGTCGCAACCACGACTTCCACGCCGTGCTCCTCGCGTCCACCAAGCGCGAGGAGGAGAGACAGCGCCTCGAGTCGCAGCAGCGCAAGGATGGTCTCGTGGCCAAGACGCGACTTATTGGGACTGACGACCATCATCGTCCTGTTGTCGCCGCCTACGGCGGCGGCGGAGACGATGTTGCTGATGCCGTGGGCTCCAAGCCCAAGATGCATCTGAAGGGCAGCAAGATTGGGGAGGGGGTTCCGATCATTCTCGTTCCCAGCGCGTACAGTACCTTGATCACCATCCACAATGTAAAGGAATTCTTAGAAGACGGGATTTTTGTCCCGACAGATGCGAAGGTGAAGGCACTGCAGGGCCCGAAACCTGACTGTGTGACAGTGCAGAAGAAACTGAGCCGGGATCGTGCAGTGGCCGCCTACGAGGTCAGAGATAAGCCCTCAGGGTTCAAGCCAGAGGACTGGGACCGTGTTGTGGCTGTGTTTGTGCTCGGCAAGGAGTGGCAATTCAAGGACTGGCCGTTCAAAGACCATGTTGAAATCTTCAACAAGAGTGAGTCTCATTTCGAATATGTTCAGGGTTAGAACTAAGTTGATGTTTTCATGACTATAATAGAGCATGCTATGATGCTAAGCTACTAATTCTCTTCTTTGTTGCAGAATTCTGATTTTGTATGAATATGTTCAGGGTTAAGCATTTTTCTTGTGGTTGTAATCCCTTTATTCATCTACATGAATACCACAACGACAACGACTAAGCTTTGTTCCACTGGGTGGAGTCGGCTATATGGATTC contains:
- the LOC122008455 gene encoding protein CDC73 homolog, producing MDPLSVLREYAIRGELDRVSRIGDELRFGSEYAFPASAVTAYRSKQGGFYHLDALLFFARHHQLKHTDYLQSARHHRVTTVTLPDRKALLDYLLGRTASSDAVSLLPPPTSSAANAVEEYRPDDPSLPIEEPPSSAPAVDAYAADQPATVAVDYVAMIRSLERPLKDREAFLECRNHDFHAVLLASTKREEERQRLESQQRKDGLVAKTRLIGTDDHHRPVVAAYGGGGDDVADAVGSKPKMHLKGSKIGEGVPIILVPSAYSTLITIHNVKEFLEDGIFVPTDAKVKALQGPKPDCVTVQKKLSRDRAVAAYEVRDKPSGFKPEDWDRVVAVFVLGKEWQFKDWPFKDHVEIFNKIIGFYVRFEDDSVESAKTVKQWNVKIISISKHKRHQDRAAALEVWDRLEEFMRSRSHT